From the genome of Staphylococcus haemolyticus, one region includes:
- a CDS encoding MarR family winged helix-turn-helix transcriptional regulator, translating to MNNEDMKLANQLCFSAYNVSRLFAKFYEQQLKPFGLTYSQYLVLLALWEHDNQPLHEVGKQLDLSSNTLTPLLKRLEQSGWVKRQRSEADKRQLVVSLTQKGHEQQEAVFEAVAQCLPPKFDETQYNETKAVLSNLEQSLKALTNK from the coding sequence ATGAATAACGAAGATATGAAACTCGCAAATCAACTTTGTTTTTCTGCTTATAATGTGAGTCGTTTATTCGCGAAATTTTATGAACAACAATTGAAACCATTTGGATTAACGTATTCTCAGTATTTGGTTTTACTCGCTTTATGGGAACACGATAATCAACCCTTACATGAAGTAGGTAAACAGTTAGATTTATCAAGTAATACATTGACCCCACTTTTAAAGAGATTAGAGCAGTCAGGGTGGGTTAAACGACAACGTTCAGAGGCAGATAAACGTCAATTAGTCGTCTCTTTAACGCAAAAGGGGCATGAGCAACAAGAAGCAGTCTTTGAGGCAGTCGCACAATGTTTACCTCCAAAATTTGATGAAACTCAATATAACGAAACGAAAGCAGTCTTAAGCAATTTAGAACAGTCCTTAAAAGCACTCACGAATAAATAA
- a CDS encoding DUF308 domain-containing protein: protein MAQDNGKLKWSSLIMGTLLLIVAVIIFSYPVKNFYTLTWLIGLFILINGVIQLLFRRAARALAGSGSGLIVVIGIIDIIFGLLVIFNVGASSTFFIFMFAAWFIVSSIIGLMTISKQSRLKGLSIIVNVLGLLLGIILLFNPMMGMILVSTMIAITFAILGVTYVIDGLA, encoded by the coding sequence ATGGCACAAGACAATGGAAAATTAAAATGGTCAAGCTTAATTATGGGAACGTTACTCTTAATTGTTGCAGTTATCATTTTCAGTTATCCTGTTAAAAATTTCTACACACTTACTTGGCTTATTGGCTTATTTATTCTTATTAATGGTGTGATTCAACTATTATTCCGTCGTGCTGCGAGAGCGCTTGCCGGTAGCGGTTCAGGATTAATTGTTGTCATAGGAATTATTGATATCATATTTGGACTACTTGTGATATTTAACGTTGGGGCAAGTTCAACCTTCTTCATATTTATGTTTGCCGCATGGTTTATTGTAAGTTCAATTATTGGACTAATGACCATTTCAAAACAAAGCCGTTTGAAGGGACTATCTATCATTGTTAACGTTTTAGGCTTACTATTAGGAATTATTTTACTATTTAACCCTATGATGGGGATGATTCTAGTATCAACGATGATAGCCATCACATTTGCAATTCTAGGTGTGACTTACGTTATTGATGGACTTGCGTAA
- a CDS encoding NAD(P)-dependent alcohol dehydrogenase gives MSETIPEKMNVALMHEPYDIEIVERDMPKVGPKDVLIKMMAVGVCGSDVHYYAHGRVGEFVVEKPIVLGHECAGMVAQVGDEVTDFKVGDRVAIEPGEPCRECEYCKSGQYNLCPHMEFMATPPYDGAFCEYVSHPADFLYHLPDSVTYEQATLVEPFSVGLQACKRADIKPGSTVVIMGMGPVGLMAVVAAKAYGATNIIVSDLEDNRLEAAKRLGATTAINIKNEDVVERIKELTDGQGVNYAIETAGNPIALRSALNSLKDGGTLAIVGLPQEDMNEINVPFIANHEINIVGVFRYANTYPQGIQILSTTDADIDSLFTHQFELNDTKEAMELTRTSKGDALKVMVYPNGFLDK, from the coding sequence ATGAGTGAAACTATTCCGGAGAAAATGAACGTTGCATTAATGCATGAACCTTATGATATTGAAATTGTCGAAAGAGATATGCCAAAAGTAGGACCTAAAGATGTCTTAATCAAGATGATGGCAGTAGGTGTTTGTGGTTCTGACGTTCACTATTATGCACATGGTCGTGTTGGTGAATTCGTAGTCGAAAAACCAATCGTATTAGGACATGAATGTGCTGGTATGGTAGCACAAGTTGGGGATGAAGTAACAGACTTTAAAGTAGGAGATCGTGTTGCTATCGAACCAGGTGAACCTTGCCGTGAATGTGAATATTGTAAATCTGGACAATATAATTTATGTCCACATATGGAATTTATGGCGACACCACCATACGATGGTGCGTTCTGTGAATACGTAAGCCATCCGGCAGACTTCCTTTATCATTTACCAGACTCAGTGACTTATGAACAAGCAACCCTTGTTGAACCATTCTCAGTAGGTTTACAAGCATGTAAGCGTGCGGATATTAAACCAGGATCAACTGTTGTGATTATGGGTATGGGTCCAGTTGGTTTAATGGCAGTTGTAGCTGCTAAAGCTTATGGCGCAACAAACATTATCGTTTCAGACTTAGAAGATAATCGTTTAGAAGCGGCTAAACGTTTAGGGGCAACAACAGCAATAAATATTAAAAATGAAGACGTCGTTGAACGCATTAAAGAATTAACAGACGGTCAAGGTGTTAACTATGCAATCGAAACAGCAGGTAACCCGATCGCCTTAAGAAGCGCATTAAATTCATTAAAAGATGGCGGTACTTTAGCTATTGTTGGTTTACCTCAAGAAGATATGAACGAAATCAATGTGCCATTTATTGCGAACCATGAAATTAATATTGTGGGTGTCTTCAGATACGCGAATACGTACCCACAAGGCATTCAAATTTTAAGTACAACAGATGCTGATATCGACTCATTATTCACACATCAATTCGAACTAAATGATACGAAAGAAGCCATGGAATTAACACGTACAAGTAAAGGTGATGCCTTGAAAGTAATGGTGTACCCAAACGGTTTCTTAGATAAATAA
- a CDS encoding NAD-dependent succinate-semialdehyde dehydrogenase, giving the protein MASLEVLNPATNEVIETLEYTSETTAKQQIEKAHKAFKSWREVDAHERADKLYKWFSLINEHKDELAELITKEGGKPLKEAQGEVDYANSYVSWYAEEAKRIYGRTIPANTPNKNIIVKKFPVGVVGAITPWNFPAAMITRKIAPALAAGCTIVCKPATQTPLTTIRLIELAHEAGIPEDAVQYVIMPGKDAGELFTKHPVMQKVTFTGSTNVGKKLIAQAAESVENVTMELGGLAPLIVHEDADIEYAVDQTIASKFRNAGQTCICANRVYVHEAVEAEFVQQLTQKVHELKVGNGMDEDVTIGPLINEDGVKKVVNQLKDAESKGAKLSRSLDEAQEMGGNFLKPVVVSNANQDMLAMQEETFGPIVPIATYSDLEDAIQMANDTQFGLAAYFFTNDYRTGFHLYNSLDYGVIGWNDGGPSAAHAPFGGMKESGYGREGGTEGIEPYLETKYLSIGNM; this is encoded by the coding sequence ATGGCATCATTAGAAGTCTTAAATCCAGCGACGAACGAAGTAATTGAAACATTAGAATATACAAGTGAAACAACAGCCAAACAACAAATTGAGAAAGCGCATAAAGCGTTTAAATCTTGGAGAGAAGTAGATGCACATGAACGTGCAGATAAGTTGTATAAATGGTTCTCTTTAATTAATGAACATAAAGATGAATTGGCAGAACTGATTACTAAAGAGGGTGGTAAACCTTTAAAAGAGGCACAAGGTGAAGTGGATTATGCGAATTCATATGTTTCTTGGTATGCCGAAGAAGCTAAACGTATTTACGGACGTACAATTCCAGCTAATACACCTAATAAAAATATTATTGTGAAAAAATTCCCAGTAGGCGTAGTAGGAGCAATAACACCATGGAACTTCCCAGCCGCAATGATTACGCGTAAGATTGCGCCAGCATTAGCTGCAGGTTGTACGATTGTATGTAAACCTGCGACGCAAACACCATTAACTACTATTCGTCTCATTGAATTGGCGCATGAAGCGGGAATCCCAGAAGATGCCGTTCAATATGTCATTATGCCTGGTAAAGATGCAGGTGAATTATTCACAAAACATCCTGTAATGCAGAAAGTTACATTTACTGGTTCAACAAATGTCGGCAAGAAACTTATCGCACAAGCTGCTGAATCAGTTGAAAATGTCACAATGGAACTAGGTGGGCTAGCGCCATTAATCGTTCACGAAGATGCGGATATTGAATATGCCGTAGATCAAACAATTGCCTCAAAATTCCGTAATGCAGGACAAACTTGTATTTGTGCGAACCGAGTTTACGTTCACGAAGCGGTTGAAGCAGAATTTGTTCAACAATTAACGCAAAAAGTCCATGAATTAAAAGTCGGAAATGGTATGGATGAAGACGTGACTATTGGACCATTGATTAACGAAGATGGCGTGAAGAAAGTGGTTAATCAATTGAAAGATGCAGAATCTAAGGGCGCTAAATTATCACGCTCATTAGACGAAGCACAAGAAATGGGCGGCAATTTCTTAAAACCTGTCGTCGTTTCAAATGCGAATCAAGATATGCTTGCAATGCAAGAAGAAACATTTGGACCTATCGTACCGATTGCAACATACTCAGATCTAGAAGATGCCATTCAAATGGCGAATGATACACAATTTGGTTTAGCTGCTTACTTCTTCACAAATGATTATCGTACTGGCTTCCATCTATATAACTCACTTGATTATGGTGTCATTGGTTGGAATGATGGCGGTCCATCAGCAGCTCACGCACCATTTGGCGGTATGAAAGAAAGTGGTTATGGTCGTGAAGGTGGTACAGAAGGCATCGAACCATACTTAGAAACGAAATATTTATCAATAGGTAATATGTAG
- a CDS encoding 3M3SH-releasing C-S lyase yields the protein MTYNFDEIIDRRSTNAMNVEGYKGYLFGDADTSDLEEHDELIRMWVADMDFATPEVVLDAIRDRLDKKILGYTNIFGTDYYEAFMSWTERRFGYTFPQEHLVFSHGIVAGLIELVSYICDDDDKALIFTPSYGPFKMACDKNNIKTVYSPMINHNGYYEIDFEDVRQKVETENIKLCIFANPHNPTGRVWSEDELKQLGQIMVDNDVWIISDEIHCDIKRDGQTHVPFAKAVPDYDKIVTAMSQSKAFNIAGLMFSNLIIPNRRLLKTWKLHHFSSENPLSIVATQAAYEKGKDWLAAMNDYLDDNFKYLAQFLEQELPHAEFKIPEATYLAWVDLSYYIKAKHIDEPIAKYFIKHAGVIIEGQEQFVHNAEGHIRINIAVPREIMIKGLQKIKDALV from the coding sequence GTGACGTACAATTTTGATGAGATCATAGATCGTCGTTCTACTAATGCGATGAATGTAGAAGGTTATAAAGGCTATTTATTTGGAGACGCAGATACTTCAGATTTAGAAGAACATGATGAACTGATTCGCATGTGGGTAGCTGATATGGATTTCGCGACACCTGAAGTTGTGTTAGATGCGATAAGAGACAGACTCGATAAAAAGATTCTAGGTTATACCAACATATTTGGCACAGATTATTATGAGGCTTTTATGTCATGGACAGAACGACGATTTGGTTATACATTTCCGCAAGAACACCTTGTATTTTCTCATGGGATTGTTGCAGGGTTAATTGAACTTGTAAGCTATATTTGTGACGATGATGATAAAGCGTTGATTTTTACACCAAGCTACGGTCCTTTTAAAATGGCTTGTGATAAAAATAATATTAAGACGGTATATTCTCCTATGATTAATCATAATGGATACTATGAAATCGACTTTGAAGATGTCCGTCAAAAAGTGGAAACAGAAAATATTAAATTATGTATTTTTGCTAATCCGCATAATCCAACAGGTCGTGTATGGTCAGAAGATGAATTAAAGCAATTGGGACAAATTATGGTCGATAATGACGTATGGATCATCTCAGATGAAATTCACTGCGACATTAAACGTGACGGTCAAACACATGTACCTTTTGCTAAAGCAGTGCCAGATTACGATAAGATTGTTACCGCAATGTCTCAAAGTAAGGCATTTAATATAGCAGGCTTAATGTTCTCTAACCTTATTATTCCGAATAGAAGATTATTAAAGACATGGAAGTTACATCACTTTAGTTCTGAGAATCCATTAAGTATCGTTGCGACACAGGCAGCTTATGAAAAGGGCAAAGACTGGTTAGCTGCTATGAATGATTATCTAGACGATAACTTTAAATACCTAGCACAATTTTTAGAACAAGAACTGCCACATGCAGAATTTAAAATTCCAGAAGCAACCTACCTCGCATGGGTTGATCTAAGCTATTACATTAAAGCAAAACACATAGATGAACCAATCGCTAAATATTTCATCAAACACGCCGGCGTTATCATTGAAGGACAAGAACAATTCGTTCATAACGCAGAAGGACATATCAGAATAAACATCGCTGTTCCACGTGAAATCATGATAAAAGGACTGCAAAAGATTAAAGACGCATTAGTTTAA
- the lpdA gene encoding dihydrolipoyl dehydrogenase — MTDSYDLIVVGAGPGGYVAAIRAAQLGQKVGIVEKTNAGGTCLNVGCIPSKTLLEHGTKAHDIRKANDWGIETQAMKVNFSKLVQRKQHIVSTLTGGVKQLLKKNKVTFIKGEATVTKDLEVKVNNQTYQAKDIILATGSKPFIPPIEGLNDIKYETTDTFFDIETLPKQLAIIGGGVIATELASSMADLGVEVTMIEVNEDILLTEIEEVRELLKDHLKNQSIRILTGAKISKVTTSKVILDNHEDVSFDTLLVATGRQPNIKVAEYLDIDMDGKFVQVDEHYQTTINHVYAIGDLVKGYQLAHSASAHGLHVVETLAGLKPTPVSLNNITRCIYTRLEAASVGLSESQAKEAGYDVSVTQSSFQGNAKALVKGEAQGFIKIVTDKAYGEVLGAFIVGPHATDLISEILGVKASEGTMNELSNIIQPHPSLSEAIGESADAYFGKAIHM, encoded by the coding sequence ATGACGGACTCATATGATTTGATTGTGGTTGGTGCAGGACCTGGTGGATATGTTGCCGCTATTCGCGCTGCACAATTAGGTCAAAAGGTTGGAATTGTAGAGAAAACAAACGCAGGGGGGACTTGTTTAAACGTAGGTTGCATACCTTCTAAAACACTACTCGAACATGGAACGAAAGCACATGATATACGTAAGGCTAATGATTGGGGAATTGAGACACAAGCGATGAAAGTGAATTTCTCTAAATTAGTGCAACGTAAACAACACATTGTTAGCACGCTCACAGGTGGTGTGAAGCAATTATTAAAGAAAAACAAAGTTACTTTCATTAAGGGTGAAGCTACTGTAACAAAAGATTTAGAAGTTAAAGTTAATAATCAAACATATCAAGCGAAAGATATTATTCTAGCAACTGGTAGTAAACCTTTTATTCCACCTATTGAGGGATTAAATGACATAAAGTATGAAACGACAGACACATTTTTTGATATAGAAACGTTGCCTAAACAACTCGCAATTATTGGTGGCGGTGTTATCGCTACTGAGTTAGCATCCTCAATGGCTGACTTAGGAGTCGAGGTTACAATGATTGAAGTTAATGAAGATATTCTTCTCACCGAGATTGAAGAAGTACGTGAACTGTTAAAGGACCATTTGAAGAATCAAAGTATAAGAATTTTAACAGGCGCAAAGATATCTAAAGTAACAACCTCTAAAGTGATTTTGGATAATCATGAAGATGTGTCATTTGATACTTTATTAGTGGCAACTGGTCGACAACCGAACATCAAGGTAGCTGAATATCTAGATATCGATATGGATGGTAAATTTGTACAAGTCGATGAACATTATCAAACAACAATTAATCATGTATATGCTATTGGAGACCTTGTTAAGGGTTATCAACTTGCACATTCAGCGAGTGCACATGGATTACATGTTGTTGAAACTTTGGCTGGATTAAAACCAACGCCAGTATCTCTAAACAATATTACACGTTGTATTTATACTCGTCTTGAAGCAGCATCAGTTGGTTTATCTGAGTCTCAAGCTAAAGAAGCGGGTTATGACGTATCTGTTACACAATCTTCTTTTCAAGGAAATGCAAAGGCACTCGTAAAAGGAGAAGCACAAGGCTTTATTAAAATTGTGACTGATAAAGCATATGGAGAGGTTTTGGGTGCTTTTATTGTTGGTCCACATGCTACAGATTTAATCAGTGAAATATTAGGTGTCAAAGCTTCAGAAGGTACAATGAATGAGTTATCTAACATCATTCAACCACATCCTTCTCTATCCGAAGCAATTGGCGAGAGCGCGGATGCATACTTTGGAAAAGCCATTCATATGTGA
- a CDS encoding dihydrolipoyl dehydrogenase family protein, with product MKQYDVVFIGSGHAAWHAALTLKHAGKDVAIIEKDTIAGTCTNYGCNAKILLEGPYEVLEESAQYNGIIQSQDLHVNWENLMDYKKQVINPMNGMLKGMFEQQGIDVYMGAGVIKDAHTVTVNDEALQTENIVIATGQHSNKLDIEGKELTHDSRDFLSMDELPKRMTFIGVGIISVEFASIMIKSGVEVTMIHHSDKPLKGFNQTHVTQLIKKLEDEGVHFYFDEETQKVEKIGEAYKVSTASGLTIDTDYVLDATGRNPNVEGIGLDQVGIEYSKKGISVDGHLRTNVSNIYASGDVLDKAIPKLTPTATFESNYIAAHILGMTQDEIQYPAIPSVLYSLPRLSQIGVSVQGAEQNERYTVKHIPFGKQMAFEYKNETDAEMYVVLDEEKRLVGADIYGVDAADLVNLLVFIINQRMTAQDLNQLIFAFPGASSGVIDMLKVNML from the coding sequence ATGAAACAATACGATGTTGTATTTATAGGAAGCGGACACGCAGCATGGCATGCAGCACTAACACTTAAACATGCAGGCAAAGATGTTGCTATTATTGAAAAAGATACGATTGCAGGTACATGTACAAATTATGGTTGTAACGCCAAAATCTTACTTGAAGGACCTTACGAAGTGTTGGAAGAATCAGCACAATATAACGGTATTATTCAATCACAAGACTTGCATGTGAACTGGGAAAACTTAATGGATTATAAAAAACAAGTGATTAATCCTATGAACGGCATGTTAAAAGGTATGTTCGAGCAACAAGGTATCGATGTTTATATGGGTGCTGGTGTAATTAAAGATGCACACACAGTGACAGTGAATGATGAGGCATTACAAACTGAGAACATTGTCATTGCGACAGGTCAGCACAGTAATAAATTAGATATTGAAGGTAAAGAACTAACTCATGATAGTCGTGACTTCTTATCTATGGATGAACTTCCAAAACGTATGACATTTATAGGTGTAGGTATAATAAGTGTGGAATTTGCATCAATAATGATCAAATCAGGCGTAGAAGTGACTATGATTCACCACTCTGATAAACCACTTAAAGGTTTTAACCAAACACACGTAACACAACTCATTAAAAAATTAGAAGACGAAGGCGTACATTTCTACTTTGATGAAGAGACGCAAAAAGTAGAAAAAATAGGTGAAGCATACAAGGTTTCAACAGCATCTGGATTAACGATTGATACAGATTATGTCTTAGATGCGACAGGTAGAAATCCAAATGTAGAAGGTATTGGGTTAGATCAAGTAGGTATCGAATATAGTAAGAAAGGTATTTCAGTAGATGGTCATTTAAGAACAAATGTGAGCAATATTTATGCAAGTGGCGATGTCTTAGATAAAGCTATACCTAAATTAACACCAACAGCGACATTTGAATCAAATTATATTGCTGCACATATTTTAGGAATGACGCAAGATGAAATACAATACCCAGCGATTCCGTCAGTATTGTACTCGTTACCACGTCTTTCTCAAATTGGTGTTAGTGTTCAAGGAGCTGAGCAAAATGAACGTTACACAGTTAAACACATTCCGTTTGGTAAACAAATGGCATTCGAATATAAAAATGAAACAGATGCAGAAATGTATGTCGTTTTAGATGAAGAGAAACGACTTGTTGGCGCAGATATATATGGCGTCGATGCAGCTGATTTAGTAAACTTACTCGTATTTATTATTAATCAACGCATGACAGCACAAGATTTAAATCAATTAATCTTTGCTTTCCCTGGTGCCTCTAGCGGTGTCATTGATATGTTAAAAGTGAATATGCTGTAA
- a CDS encoding thiamine pyrophosphate-dependent dehydrogenase E1 component subunit alpha → MEKEQARWIYKTMNEIRYFEEKVHKIFSDGKIPGFVHLYVGEEAVATGVMSQLEDDDYITSTHRGHGHAIAKGCDLNGMMAEIMGKRDGLGHGKGGSMHVAEIDKGMLGANGIVSGGFGLATGAGISIRNQGKKNVAVCFFGDGAANEGNFHEGLNFASILNLPVIFVCENNQFGEGTTHDYASASETIAERASAYNMPGVRVDGMDVVEVYKAAQEAVERAKNGEGPTLIECDTYRKYGHFEGDEQKVKSPNDRNADKNATEDFKRQALEEGWLTEEEVDEIEKAAEQAVEDAVKYADESELPDVDSLHEDVFA, encoded by the coding sequence ATGGAAAAAGAACAAGCACGTTGGATTTATAAAACGATGAATGAAATTCGATATTTTGAAGAAAAGGTGCATAAAATCTTTAGTGACGGTAAGATTCCTGGTTTTGTTCACTTATACGTAGGCGAAGAAGCTGTAGCAACTGGTGTAATGTCACAACTTGAAGACGACGACTATATTACAAGTACACACCGCGGACACGGACATGCAATTGCCAAAGGATGTGACCTTAATGGCATGATGGCGGAGATAATGGGTAAACGTGATGGACTTGGTCATGGTAAAGGTGGTTCCATGCACGTTGCAGAAATAGATAAAGGAATGCTCGGTGCTAATGGTATCGTAAGTGGTGGCTTCGGACTTGCTACTGGTGCAGGTATTTCTATTCGAAATCAAGGTAAAAAGAATGTTGCTGTATGTTTCTTTGGTGATGGTGCAGCCAATGAAGGTAATTTCCATGAGGGCCTTAACTTTGCCTCAATCTTAAACCTTCCAGTTATCTTTGTTTGTGAAAACAATCAATTCGGTGAAGGTACAACACATGATTATGCCAGTGCTTCAGAAACAATTGCAGAGCGTGCTTCAGCTTATAACATGCCTGGTGTCAGAGTGGATGGCATGGATGTCGTTGAAGTTTATAAAGCAGCGCAAGAAGCTGTAGAACGAGCAAAAAATGGTGAAGGCCCTACGCTAATTGAGTGTGACACGTATCGTAAATATGGTCATTTTGAAGGGGACGAACAAAAAGTTAAATCACCAAATGATCGTAATGCAGATAAGAATGCAACGGAAGACTTTAAACGTCAAGCACTTGAAGAAGGTTGGTTAACAGAAGAAGAAGTCGATGAAATTGAAAAAGCAGCTGAACAAGCAGTAGAAGATGCGGTGAAATATGCAGATGAAAGTGAATTACCAGATGTAGATTCATTACACGAAGATGTATTTGCCTAA
- a CDS encoding FAD-binding dehydrogenase, translated as MNKKIFVIGSGLSGLVASTELLKKGYHVTMLDQEPRQAIGGQAYWSFGGLFLVNSKIQQRLGVKDSYELALNDWLGSAQFDRPDDEDYWAKQWAEAYVRFATFEKENYLKEMGVRLTPILGWAERGGASASGHGNSVPRFHITWGTGPGLVEPFSRFVLEKEQEGQFKFLPRHQVTDIGIEHNQVTHISGIILEPSDVERGEKSSRTVIDTFHYEVDELLITSGGIGANMPLIRKYWPKRLGNPPKTMIQGVPDSTDGHLIQVTEDAGANIVNKDRMWHYTEGIQNHSPIWSNHGIRIIPGPSSMWFDATGKRMAAPDYPGFDTLHTLETIMKTGYDYSWFILTEDIIKKEFVLSGSEQNPDLTDKDIKLLLQERLGSKATSPVEAFMDKGPDFILADDLGTLVRKMNDLAGNDLLNYETIKHEIKARDLQIDNPFTKDPQVAFINNARQFLGDKLVRTAKPHKILSGRNGRLIAVKLNIISRKTLGGIQTNLDGQALNPSMQPIQGLYAAGEASGFGGGGVHGYRALEGTFLGGCIFSGIRAAEGIHHHIQ; from the coding sequence ATGAATAAAAAGATATTTGTCATAGGATCTGGTTTAAGTGGTTTAGTTGCATCGACAGAACTATTAAAGAAAGGCTATCACGTAACGATGTTAGATCAAGAACCTCGTCAAGCGATTGGTGGTCAAGCTTATTGGTCATTCGGCGGGCTATTTCTAGTTAACTCAAAGATTCAACAACGCCTAGGCGTTAAGGATTCATACGAACTTGCACTGAATGATTGGTTAGGATCTGCACAATTTGACCGTCCAGATGATGAGGACTATTGGGCGAAACAATGGGCTGAAGCGTACGTGCGATTTGCCACTTTTGAAAAGGAAAACTATCTAAAAGAGATGGGCGTTCGCTTAACACCTATCTTAGGTTGGGCTGAACGTGGTGGCGCATCAGCTTCTGGTCATGGCAACTCTGTACCACGTTTCCATATTACTTGGGGGACAGGTCCTGGATTAGTGGAACCCTTTAGTCGTTTCGTACTTGAAAAAGAACAAGAAGGTCAATTTAAATTCTTGCCACGTCACCAAGTGACTGACATTGGCATCGAACATAATCAAGTCACTCACATTTCTGGCATCATTTTAGAGCCAAGTGACGTTGAACGCGGAGAGAAATCATCTCGTACCGTAATAGATACGTTCCACTACGAGGTCGATGAATTGCTAATTACCTCTGGCGGTATTGGTGCCAACATGCCACTTATTCGAAAATATTGGCCTAAACGTTTAGGCAATCCTCCAAAGACAATGATACAAGGTGTGCCTGATTCAACTGACGGCCACTTGATTCAAGTTACAGAAGATGCCGGTGCCAATATCGTTAATAAAGATCGCATGTGGCATTATACTGAAGGCATTCAAAACCATAGTCCAATTTGGTCTAATCATGGTATTCGTATCATTCCTGGTCCATCATCAATGTGGTTCGATGCGACAGGTAAACGTATGGCTGCACCAGATTACCCTGGATTTGATACATTGCATACGCTAGAGACAATTATGAAGACAGGTTACGATTATTCATGGTTTATTTTAACCGAAGATATCATTAAGAAAGAATTTGTACTTTCTGGCTCTGAACAGAATCCAGATTTAACTGACAAAGATATCAAATTATTACTTCAAGAACGATTAGGTAGTAAGGCAACGTCTCCAGTAGAAGCCTTTATGGATAAGGGACCTGACTTCATACTTGCCGATGATTTAGGCACGCTAGTTCGAAAAATGAATGACTTGGCAGGTAATGACTTACTTAACTATGAAACAATCAAACATGAAATTAAAGCTCGCGACTTACAAATTGATAATCCATTTACTAAAGATCCACAAGTCGCATTTATCAATAATGCACGTCAATTCTTAGGTGATAAACTCGTTCGTACTGCTAAACCTCATAAAATATTAAGTGGAAGAAACGGACGTTTAATAGCCGTAAAATTAAATATTATTAGTCGTAAAACGCTCGGTGGTATTCAAACGAATCTCGATGGGCAAGCACTTAATCCAAGCATGCAACCGATTCAAGGACTATACGCCGCTGGAGAAGCATCTGGTTTTGGTGGTGGCGGTGTTCATGGATATCGTGCATTAGAAGGTACTTTCCTAGGTGGTTGTATCTTTAGTGGTATTCGTGCAGCTGAAGGCATCCACCATCATATACAGTGA
- a CDS encoding type 1 glutamine amidotransferase domain-containing protein, with product MNTKRALVVVTSVTKYPDMNRPTGLWFGEVVHFADVLYKNGYKVHYISPEGGYTAIDPQSLQEDMMTDLDWEYYQNKDFMTRLGHTVTPDAVKAENYDVIYFAGGHGTIWDFKDNEDLQKLTQEIYENNDVVASVCHGAIGLLNVKDAEGKHIIDGKTVTGFSNSEEQAVGLADVVPYLTEDELKNRGANYEQGDNWTEFAVADGRIITGQNPQSGKAVAEKFLESQK from the coding sequence ATGAATACAAAAAGAGCATTAGTTGTAGTAACAAGTGTAACGAAATATCCTGATATGAATCGTCCAACTGGATTATGGTTTGGTGAGGTTGTTCATTTCGCGGATGTCTTATATAAAAATGGTTATAAAGTACATTATATTAGTCCAGAAGGTGGATATACTGCCATTGACCCTCAAAGTTTACAAGAAGATATGATGACAGATTTAGACTGGGAATATTATCAGAATAAAGACTTTATGACACGTCTTGGTCATACAGTTACACCTGACGCAGTTAAAGCTGAAAATTATGATGTCATTTATTTCGCTGGTGGTCATGGTACAATTTGGGACTTCAAAGATAATGAAGATTTACAAAAGCTAACTCAAGAAATTTATGAAAATAACGATGTTGTTGCTTCTGTTTGCCATGGTGCAATTGGCTTATTAAATGTAAAAGATGCTGAAGGTAAACATATTATCGATGGTAAAACGGTTACTGGCTTCTCAAATAGTGAAGAACAAGCAGTGGGCTTAGCCGACGTTGTTCCTTACCTTACTGAAGATGAACTTAAAAATCGTGGTGCAAACTATGAACAAGGTGATAACTGGACTGAGTTTGCTGTAGCCGATGGTCGCATTATTACTGGCCAAAATCCACAATCTGGTAAAGCCGTAGCAGAAAAATTCTTAGAATCTCAAAAGTAA